A stretch of Paenibacillus mucilaginosus 3016 DNA encodes these proteins:
- a CDS encoding RluA family pseudouridine synthase, whose amino-acid sequence MAGSSPVIPVLYEDNHVIVVVKPPNVPTQEDDSRDPDLLTLIKADLKHRHGKPGNVYLGLVHRLDRPVGGVMVFAKTSKAASRLSDAVRTRTIRKVYSAVLHGRPKQPQGTLRHHLLKNERTNMVSAVPASKAGAKEAVLDYRVLGSQDGLSLVQVELHTGRPHQIRVQFATTGCPLVGDQRYGGTLAQPGQQIALWSSILEFSHPVTKEALKFTSRPPKSFPWLLWEEASYGL is encoded by the coding sequence ATGGCCGGCTCCTCCCCCGTCATCCCTGTCCTGTATGAGGACAACCATGTCATCGTGGTCGTGAAGCCGCCCAATGTGCCGACGCAGGAGGATGACTCCCGCGACCCCGATCTGCTCACGCTGATCAAGGCCGACCTGAAGCACCGGCACGGCAAGCCTGGCAACGTATACCTTGGCCTCGTCCACCGGCTGGACCGGCCCGTAGGCGGCGTGATGGTGTTCGCCAAGACGTCGAAGGCGGCATCCCGCCTCTCCGACGCGGTGCGCACGCGCACGATCCGCAAGGTGTACTCCGCCGTACTACACGGCCGGCCGAAGCAGCCGCAGGGCACCCTCCGGCATCACCTGCTGAAGAACGAGCGGACGAACATGGTGTCCGCCGTTCCGGCCTCCAAGGCCGGCGCGAAGGAGGCGGTGCTCGACTACCGGGTGCTGGGCAGCCAGGACGGCCTGTCGCTCGTGCAGGTGGAGCTGCACACCGGGCGCCCGCACCAGATCCGCGTGCAGTTTGCCACTACCGGCTGCCCCCTCGTCGGGGATCAGCGCTACGGCGGCACCCTGGCCCAGCCGGGCCAGCAGATCGCCCTGTGGTCCAGCATCCTAGAGTTCTCCCATCCGGTGACCAAGGAGGCGCTGAAGTTCACCTCCCGGCCGCCGAAGTCGTTCCCTTGGCTGCTGTGGGAGGAAGCATCGTACGGGCTGTAG
- the glgB gene encoding 1,4-alpha-glucan branching protein GlgB has product MSSLIPEPEDLYLFHEGNLFRSYRMLGAHTGTWNGADGVRFTVWAPHAREVRVVGDFNNWDGSAHAMHRISTWGVWTLFIPEVSEGEYYKYEILTSQGTLIYKADPYGFWAELKPGTASRIYNLDGFEWSDGAWQEKKRTTPVYNAPMNIYEVHLGTWKKREDGSYYTYRELADELVSYVAEMGYTHIELMPLAEHPYDRSWGYQATGYYSVTSRFGTPKDFMYFVDCCHAAGIGVIMDWVPGHFVKDEHGLRQFDGEPLYEYRDEARAEKPEWGTLSFDFTKPEVVSFLISSALFWFDMYHIDGLRVDAVASLLYLNFGKPRELWVKNEHGGDENTEAIAFLKKLNHTVFSAYPDALMMAEDSSAWPLVTAPVHAGGLGFNYKWNMGWMNDMLKYMEMDPYFRGGNHQLLTFSFMYTHAENYVLPLSHDEVVHGKRSLLNKMPGDYWQKFANLRVLYGYMMSHPGKKLLFMGGEFGQFDEWKDLEDLDWEMLGYESHNSMHRYVKDLNHLYLAEPSLWELDHSPEGFSWIDPNDQKQSVTTFMRISKKPEDTLIIVNNFTPVYHERYRIGVPFSGEYVERFNSDAGEYGGSGKLNAGRLKTDGISWHYQQDSLHISLPPLSTVMFKPVRIMPPPAKPAAPKRGRGKADA; this is encoded by the coding sequence ATGTCGAGTCTAATCCCCGAACCGGAAGACTTGTATCTGTTCCATGAAGGGAACCTGTTCCGCAGCTACCGCATGCTGGGAGCGCACACCGGAACATGGAACGGAGCGGACGGCGTCCGCTTCACGGTATGGGCCCCGCACGCCCGGGAAGTCCGGGTGGTGGGCGATTTCAACAATTGGGACGGCTCAGCCCACGCCATGCACAGGATCAGCACCTGGGGCGTGTGGACGCTGTTCATTCCGGAAGTTAGTGAAGGGGAGTATTACAAGTACGAAATTCTGACATCGCAGGGAACACTGATCTACAAAGCGGATCCGTACGGATTCTGGGCGGAGCTCAAGCCCGGTACGGCATCCCGGATTTACAACCTGGACGGATTCGAATGGTCCGACGGGGCCTGGCAGGAGAAGAAGCGGACGACTCCGGTGTACAATGCACCCATGAACATCTATGAAGTGCACCTCGGCACCTGGAAGAAGCGGGAGGACGGCTCGTACTATACATACCGGGAACTTGCGGACGAGCTGGTCTCTTATGTGGCGGAGATGGGGTACACCCACATCGAGCTGATGCCGCTCGCCGAGCATCCGTACGACCGCTCCTGGGGCTACCAGGCCACGGGCTATTATTCGGTGACGAGCCGGTTCGGCACACCGAAAGATTTTATGTATTTTGTGGACTGCTGCCACGCGGCGGGCATCGGGGTCATCATGGACTGGGTGCCGGGCCACTTCGTCAAGGACGAGCACGGGCTGCGGCAGTTCGACGGGGAACCCTTGTACGAGTACCGCGACGAGGCCCGGGCGGAGAAGCCGGAATGGGGAACGCTTTCTTTTGACTTTACGAAGCCGGAAGTCGTGTCCTTCCTCATCTCCAGCGCCTTGTTCTGGTTCGACATGTATCACATTGACGGTCTGCGGGTCGATGCCGTCGCCTCGCTGCTCTATCTCAACTTCGGCAAGCCGCGCGAGCTGTGGGTGAAGAACGAGCATGGGGGAGACGAGAACACCGAAGCGATCGCCTTCCTCAAAAAACTGAATCATACCGTCTTCAGCGCCTATCCCGACGCGCTCATGATGGCCGAGGATTCCTCCGCCTGGCCGCTCGTTACGGCGCCGGTGCATGCCGGAGGGCTCGGTTTCAACTACAAATGGAATATGGGCTGGATGAATGATATGCTGAAATATATGGAGATGGATCCCTACTTCCGGGGAGGCAACCACCAGCTCCTGACCTTCTCGTTCATGTACACCCATGCCGAGAATTATGTGCTTCCGCTCTCGCACGACGAGGTCGTGCACGGCAAGCGCTCGCTGCTGAACAAGATGCCGGGGGATTACTGGCAGAAGTTCGCGAATCTGCGGGTGCTGTACGGGTACATGATGTCCCATCCGGGCAAGAAGCTGCTCTTCATGGGCGGCGAATTCGGCCAGTTCGATGAGTGGAAGGATCTCGAGGATCTCGACTGGGAGATGCTCGGCTATGAGAGCCACAACTCCATGCACCGCTATGTGAAGGATCTGAATCACCTGTACCTGGCCGAGCCCTCCCTCTGGGAGCTCGACCACAGTCCCGAAGGCTTCTCCTGGATCGATCCGAACGACCAGAAGCAGAGCGTAACCACGTTCATGCGGATTTCGAAAAAGCCGGAGGATACCCTCATCATCGTCAACAATTTTACGCCTGTGTATCACGAACGGTACCGGATCGGCGTTCCCTTCTCCGGGGAATACGTCGAACGCTTCAACAGCGATGCGGGGGAATACGGGGGAAGCGGCAAGCTGAACGCCGGCAGGCTCAAGACGGATGGCATCTCCTGGCATTACCAGCAGGACAGTCTGCATATTTCGCTGCCGCCGCTCTCGACCGTAATGTTCAAGCCGGTGAGGATCATGCCGCCGCCCGCCAAACCCGCCGCACCCAAACGAGGAAGGGGTAAAGCCGATGCGTAA
- a CDS encoding glucose-1-phosphate adenylyltransferase, producing MRKKECVAMLLAGGEGRRLGVLTSKLAKPAVHFGGKYRIIDFTLSNCTNSGIDTVGVLTQYQPLVLNTYIGIGAPWDLDRKHGGVTVLPPYMEQGGGDWYKGTANAIYRNISFIEQYDPEYVLVISGDHIYKMDYDRMLDYHKQRGADATIAVIGVKWEEASRFGIMATDEEGRITEFAEKPKEPKSNLASMGIYIFSWKALKEQLIKDEEDEESSKDFGKDLIPRMLRENLNLVAYPFEGYWKDVGTIQSLWEANMDLLEKEPAFKLNDREWRIYSVNPLQPGQYIAGTAQVRRSLVNEGCCVFGEVDHSVLFYGVQVGEGSLIKDSVIMPNVTIGSNVKIYKAIIGEGTVVEDGAVIGTPEEEGGGDIVLIGSNERVGKTATTTGKG from the coding sequence ATGCGTAAAAAAGAATGCGTGGCCATGCTGCTTGCAGGTGGCGAAGGAAGACGACTCGGAGTGCTGACGAGCAAGCTGGCGAAGCCCGCCGTCCACTTCGGAGGAAAGTACCGGATCATCGATTTTACGCTGAGCAACTGCACGAACTCCGGCATCGACACGGTAGGCGTGCTGACGCAGTACCAGCCGCTGGTGCTCAATACATACATAGGGATCGGGGCCCCGTGGGACCTCGACCGCAAACACGGCGGCGTCACCGTACTTCCCCCTTACATGGAGCAGGGCGGAGGCGACTGGTACAAGGGGACCGCAAATGCGATTTACCGCAATATTTCATTCATCGAGCAGTACGACCCGGAATACGTGCTCGTCATCTCCGGCGACCATATCTACAAGATGGATTACGACCGGATGCTCGATTATCATAAGCAAAGAGGCGCGGACGCCACAATCGCCGTCATCGGTGTCAAGTGGGAGGAAGCGAGCCGCTTTGGCATCATGGCGACCGATGAGGAAGGACGCATCACGGAATTCGCCGAGAAGCCGAAGGAGCCGAAGAGCAACCTGGCCTCGATGGGCATTTATATTTTCTCCTGGAAGGCACTGAAGGAGCAGCTCATCAAGGACGAGGAGGACGAGGAATCCAGCAAGGACTTCGGCAAGGATCTCATCCCGCGCATGCTCCGCGAGAACCTCAATCTCGTCGCCTATCCGTTCGAGGGCTATTGGAAGGATGTCGGTACGATCCAGAGCCTCTGGGAAGCCAACATGGACCTGCTGGAGAAAGAGCCGGCGTTCAAGCTCAATGACCGCGAATGGCGCATCTACTCCGTCAACCCGCTGCAGCCGGGCCAGTATATCGCCGGTACCGCCCAGGTCCGCCGGTCCCTCGTCAATGAAGGCTGCTGCGTCTTCGGCGAGGTCGACCATTCGGTGCTCTTCTACGGTGTCCAGGTAGGCGAAGGCAGCCTGATCAAGGATTCGGTCATCATGCCGAACGTGACGATCGGCAGCAACGTGAAGATCTACAAAGCGATTATCGGCGAAGGCACGGTGGTCGAAGACGGCGCCGTCATCGGCACGCCGGAGGAAGAAGGCGGCGGGGACATCGTCCTCATCGGCAGCAACGAGCGGGTCGGCAAGACCGCCACCACAACCGGGAAAGGGTGA
- the glgD gene encoding glucose-1-phosphate adenylyltransferase subunit GlgD, whose amino-acid sequence MMGVVNLVNEPDDLEELTYSRNLASVPFGSRYRLIDFTLSNMVNSGIENVAVFTQHKYRSLMDHLGSGKEWDLDRKRGGLFILPAVLHDTSGVSRGDLYQFYSHRDYFYRGREEYVIITRSHMVCNIDYNAVLDYHLERNADITVVYKKADEQEYAKYRRLAVKEDGQVTVIEDHSGRLRTDNVSLEMYVMSKELLLDMVESCLAQGYDHLVRDGIMKNIDKLSVYGYQHDGHTGIVNTIQSYYKHSMQLLNPKIWRELFFQPKNLIYTKVKDEPPARYTEHAHARNSLIANGCIIEGKVENSILFRGVKIRKGAYVKNSIILQNCEIEENVIIENAILDKDVFISRGRVLTGDKQAPFIASKTKVI is encoded by the coding sequence ATGATGGGCGTTGTGAATCTGGTGAATGAGCCGGATGATCTGGAAGAATTGACCTACTCCCGTAATCTGGCTTCCGTACCATTCGGGTCCAGATACCGTTTGATCGATTTCACCCTGTCGAACATGGTGAATTCCGGCATCGAGAACGTAGCGGTATTCACCCAGCACAAGTACCGCTCCCTGATGGACCACCTCGGGTCCGGCAAGGAGTGGGACCTCGACCGCAAGCGCGGCGGCCTCTTCATCCTGCCGGCCGTACTGCACGATACGAGCGGCGTATCGCGCGGCGACCTGTACCAGTTCTACTCCCACCGGGACTACTTCTACCGCGGCCGCGAAGAGTATGTCATCATCACGCGCAGCCATATGGTCTGCAACATCGATTACAATGCCGTGCTCGATTATCATCTCGAGCGCAATGCGGATATCACGGTCGTCTACAAAAAAGCGGACGAGCAGGAATACGCGAAGTACCGCCGTCTGGCCGTGAAGGAGGACGGGCAGGTGACGGTGATCGAGGATCATTCGGGCCGGCTGCGGACCGACAACGTGTCCCTCGAGATGTATGTCATGAGCAAGGAGCTACTGCTCGATATGGTGGAATCCTGCCTGGCTCAAGGCTACGACCACCTGGTGCGTGACGGGATCATGAAGAACATCGACAAGCTCAGTGTGTACGGCTATCAGCACGACGGGCACACGGGCATCGTCAATACGATCCAGAGCTACTACAAGCACAGCATGCAGCTGCTCAACCCGAAGATCTGGCGGGAGCTGTTCTTCCAGCCCAAGAACCTGATCTATACGAAGGTCAAAGACGAACCGCCGGCCCGCTACACCGAGCATGCGCATGCGCGTAACTCCCTCATCGCCAACGGATGCATCATTGAGGGCAAGGTGGAGAATTCCATCCTGTTCCGCGGCGTCAAGATCCGCAAGGGGGCTTACGTCAAGAACTCCATCATCCTCCAGAACTGCGAGATCGAGGAGAACGTCATCATCGAGAACGCGATTCTCGACAAGGATGTGTTCATCTCGAGAGGGCGCGTCCTGACCGGGGACAAGCAGGCGCCTTTCATCGCCTCCAAAACCAAAGTCATCTGA
- a CDS encoding MarR family winged helix-turn-helix transcriptional regulator has translation MVTSEFAKLWWKLSKDLRSHMETQLAPTLTEGQLTVLELLVINEPQKMKPSDFIDFLTTTPAAITTLLDRMEKGGLIARERDERDRRIVWVLLTDKGRTECERGVAVREQFLQSYLGRISSHNQQLLVYLLGKVANA, from the coding sequence GTGGTAACTAGCGAATTTGCCAAGCTGTGGTGGAAACTCTCCAAAGATCTTCGCAGCCATATGGAAACGCAACTGGCCCCAACACTCACGGAGGGACAACTAACCGTACTGGAACTGCTGGTGATTAATGAACCTCAGAAGATGAAGCCTTCGGATTTTATCGATTTTCTGACGACGACACCGGCGGCCATCACCACGCTGCTCGACCGGATGGAGAAGGGCGGCCTGATCGCCCGAGAACGGGACGAACGGGACCGGCGGATTGTCTGGGTGCTTCTGACGGACAAGGGACGCACGGAATGCGAACGCGGCGTTGCGGTCCGCGAACAGTTCCTGCAGTCTTATCTGGGGCGGATCTCCTCTCACAATCAGCAGCTTCTCGTGTATTTGCTGGGGAAAGTAGCGAATGCGTAA
- the glgA gene encoding glycogen synthase GlgA, translating into MKVLFAASEAVPFIKTGGLADVIGSLPKELAKQGVDVRVILPKYEGIPEKYTAAMELVTSFHLQMGWRQLYCGIFKLVHEGIVFYFVDNEFYFRRQGCYGYGDDAERFAYYCRAVLDALPRIDFMPDVIHCHDWQAGMIPVLYRAHFEYQEHYAGIKTVITIHNLKYQGVFGQNEFRDYFTLGDEHFHGNALELHGGASFLKGGLLYSDYITTVSPTYAEEIQTPYYGENLDSLLRSQSHRLQGILNGIDYEEFDPMTDPNLEINYRDSMPKKLLNKNKLQAWLGLPVDKDIPLIALVTRLVDQKGLALIERVIHELLALDAQFVVVGTGEHRYESLFRWAADTYPDKMSAQILFDEGLARQVYAGSDLFLMPSLFEPCGIGQLVAMRYRSVPIVRETGGLKDTVLSYNDETGEGTGFSFTHYNAHDMLYTVERAVSLYRDPAVWSNIMANIKKKDFSWGKSAKQYAALYGALTR; encoded by the coding sequence ATGAAAGTGTTATTTGCCGCATCGGAAGCCGTGCCTTTTATCAAAACGGGGGGGCTTGCCGACGTGATCGGGTCCCTGCCGAAGGAGCTGGCCAAGCAGGGGGTGGACGTGCGCGTCATCCTCCCGAAGTATGAAGGCATTCCCGAGAAGTATACGGCCGCTATGGAGCTTGTCACTTCCTTCCATCTCCAGATGGGGTGGAGACAGCTGTACTGCGGTATCTTCAAGCTCGTCCACGAGGGGATCGTATTCTACTTCGTTGACAACGAGTTCTACTTCCGGCGCCAGGGCTGCTACGGATACGGAGATGATGCCGAACGCTTCGCTTACTACTGCCGCGCGGTGCTCGACGCGCTGCCGCGTATCGATTTCATGCCGGATGTCATTCACTGTCATGATTGGCAGGCGGGGATGATCCCGGTGCTCTACCGGGCTCACTTCGAGTATCAGGAGCATTATGCCGGCATCAAGACGGTGATTACCATCCATAATCTGAAATACCAGGGCGTGTTCGGGCAGAACGAGTTCCGCGACTACTTCACCCTCGGCGACGAGCACTTCCACGGCAATGCGCTTGAGCTGCACGGGGGAGCGTCCTTCCTGAAGGGCGGGCTCCTGTACTCGGATTACATCACCACGGTTTCCCCTACATACGCGGAAGAAATTCAGACCCCATACTACGGAGAGAATCTGGATTCCCTGCTCCGCAGCCAGAGCCACCGGCTTCAGGGCATCCTGAACGGCATCGATTACGAGGAATTCGATCCGATGACCGATCCGAACCTCGAGATCAACTACCGGGACTCCATGCCGAAGAAGCTGCTCAACAAGAACAAGCTGCAGGCCTGGCTCGGCCTGCCGGTCGACAAGGATATTCCGCTGATCGCTCTTGTCACGCGGCTGGTCGACCAGAAGGGCCTGGCTCTGATCGAGCGTGTCATCCACGAGCTGCTCGCGCTTGACGCCCAGTTCGTCGTGGTCGGCACCGGCGAGCACCGCTACGAAAGCCTGTTCCGCTGGGCGGCCGACACGTATCCGGACAAGATGTCCGCACAGATCCTGTTCGACGAAGGGCTGGCGCGGCAGGTGTATGCGGGCTCGGACCTGTTCCTGATGCCCTCGCTCTTCGAGCCGTGCGGCATTGGCCAGCTCGTAGCAATGCGATACCGGTCCGTGCCGATCGTCCGCGAGACGGGCGGTCTGAAGGACACGGTGCTGTCGTACAACGACGAGACCGGAGAGGGGACGGGCTTCTCCTTCACGCACTACAATGCCCATGACATGCTGTACACGGTGGAGCGTGCGGTGAGCCTGTACCGCGACCCGGCCGTATGGTCCAACATCATGGCGAATATCAAGAAGAAGGATTTCTCTTGGGGCAAATCCGCCAAGCAGTATGCGGCCTTGTACGGGGCGCTTACCCGGTAA
- a CDS encoding putative holin-like toxin, producing MEVKDAVSLMFMFGMFILALLSYLKKK from the coding sequence ATGGAAGTGAAGGATGCGGTATCCTTGATGTTCATGTTCGGCATGTTCATCCTGGCCCTGCTGTCCTATTTGAAAAAAAAGTAG
- the thrC gene encoding threonine synthase, translating into MNFISTRGKTAGIGFIDTVLMGLADDGGLLIPNEIPHISAARLKEMESLSYQDLAYEVFSYYTNNEIPDEDLKDLIRQSYATFRDPEVTPVKKLTDNMYVMELFHGPTFAFKDVALQFLGNLYAYVSKKQNEIIHILGATSGDTGASAIEGVRGKEGIRICILHPHQKVSRVQELQMTTVDDENVLNLSVEGTFDDCQRIIKDLFADVPFKTKYHLRAINSINFVRILAQTVYYFYAYFRVQKDKPGAKVNFSVPTGNFGDIFAGYLAKRMGLPVNKLILATNENNILERFVLEGVYRPGEFKSTHSPSMDIQVASNFERYLYYLLGENPQQAAAYMEGFKTDGVITIAPELLSRVQADFAAHGVGGEECLATIGSYYREHGYLLDPHTACGVAAYEKCSPAEEVCVTLSTAHPAKFNESIELVGIEQTYPQPIQDLFAKPQHQEIVDSSVEEIVRRLESFYTK; encoded by the coding sequence ATGAACTTTATTAGCACTAGGGGCAAAACAGCAGGAATCGGATTTATCGATACGGTATTGATGGGTCTCGCCGATGACGGCGGCCTGCTCATTCCAAACGAAATTCCGCACATCTCGGCAGCCAGGCTGAAAGAAATGGAGAGCCTCAGCTACCAGGATCTGGCTTATGAGGTGTTCTCGTATTATACGAATAACGAAATTCCCGATGAAGATCTGAAGGATCTGATCCGGCAGAGCTATGCGACCTTCCGTGATCCGGAAGTGACGCCGGTGAAGAAACTCACGGACAATATGTACGTAATGGAGCTCTTCCACGGGCCTACCTTCGCGTTCAAGGACGTGGCCCTGCAGTTCCTAGGCAACCTGTACGCGTACGTGTCGAAGAAGCAGAACGAGATCATTCACATCCTGGGGGCTACTTCCGGTGATACCGGCGCTTCGGCCATCGAAGGCGTCCGGGGCAAGGAAGGCATCCGCATCTGCATTCTTCACCCGCATCAGAAGGTCAGCCGGGTGCAGGAGCTGCAAATGACGACCGTTGACGACGAGAACGTGCTGAACCTCTCGGTGGAAGGCACCTTCGACGACTGCCAGCGCATCATCAAGGATCTGTTCGCCGACGTGCCGTTCAAGACGAAATACCACCTGCGCGCGATCAACTCGATCAACTTTGTGCGCATCCTGGCCCAGACTGTGTACTACTTCTACGCTTACTTCCGCGTGCAGAAGGATAAGCCGGGCGCGAAGGTGAACTTCAGCGTGCCGACGGGCAACTTCGGCGACATCTTCGCGGGCTATCTCGCGAAGCGGATGGGCCTGCCGGTGAACAAGCTGATCCTCGCGACAAACGAGAACAACATCCTGGAGCGCTTCGTCCTCGAAGGCGTATACCGTCCGGGCGAGTTCAAGAGCACGCACAGCCCATCGATGGACATTCAGGTGGCGAGCAACTTCGAGCGGTACCTGTACTATCTGCTCGGGGAGAACCCGCAGCAGGCTGCCGCCTACATGGAAGGCTTCAAGACGGACGGCGTGATTACGATCGCTCCCGAGCTGCTCAGCCGGGTGCAGGCGGACTTTGCTGCCCACGGCGTGGGCGGCGAGGAGTGCCTGGCGACCATCGGCAGCTACTACCGCGAGCACGGGTACCTGCTGGATCCGCACACGGCGTGCGGTGTGGCGGCTTATGAGAAGTGCAGCCCGGCGGAGGAAGTGTGCGTAACCTTGTCAACGGCCCACCCGGCGAAGTTCAACGAGTCCATCGAGCTCGTGGGCATCGAGCAGACGTACCCGCAGCCGATCCAGGACCTGTTCGCGAAGCCGCAGCACCAGGAGATCGTCGATTCCTCGGTGGAGGAGATTGTCCGCCGCCTGGAGAGCTTCTATACGAAATAA
- a CDS encoding class I SAM-dependent methyltransferase: MFAAQDWKDYELIDTGGGEKLERWGSIVLRRPDPQIIWPLVKETAPWKKADAHYHRSSSGGGSWEYKKELPERWTISYNGLQFHIKPTSFKHTGLFPEQAVNWSWMREKIASAGRPIRVLNLFAYTGGASVACASAGANVCHVDASKGVVQWAKENLQLSGLGDRPVRFITDDVFKFVQREQRRGSKYDAIIMDPPSYGRGPNGETWKLETDLYPFVESCMSILSDQPLFFLINSYTTGLSASVLKNILALSLGSKFGGDITCGEIGLPITASGLHLPCGILGRWEA; this comes from the coding sequence ATGTTTGCAGCACAGGATTGGAAAGATTACGAACTCATTGATACCGGCGGCGGGGAAAAGCTCGAACGCTGGGGCAGCATTGTTCTGCGGCGCCCGGATCCGCAGATTATCTGGCCTCTGGTCAAAGAAACGGCCCCTTGGAAAAAGGCCGACGCGCATTACCACCGCAGCTCGAGCGGCGGCGGCAGCTGGGAATACAAGAAGGAGCTGCCCGAGCGCTGGACGATCTCGTATAACGGCCTGCAGTTCCACATCAAGCCGACGAGCTTCAAGCATACGGGGCTGTTCCCAGAGCAAGCCGTCAACTGGAGCTGGATGCGCGAGAAGATCGCTTCGGCGGGCCGGCCGATCCGCGTGCTGAACCTCTTCGCCTACACGGGCGGAGCCTCCGTGGCCTGCGCCTCGGCCGGCGCGAACGTCTGCCACGTCGACGCGTCCAAGGGCGTGGTACAGTGGGCCAAGGAGAACCTGCAGCTGTCGGGCCTCGGCGACCGTCCGGTGCGCTTCATCACCGACGATGTGTTCAAGTTCGTCCAGCGCGAGCAGCGCCGCGGCAGCAAGTATGATGCGATCATTATGGACCCTCCGTCCTACGGGCGCGGACCGAACGGCGAGACCTGGAAGCTGGAGACGGACCTGTACCCGTTCGTGGAGTCCTGCATGAGCATCCTGTCCGATCAGCCGCTCTTCTTCCTGATCAACTCTTACACGACCGGCCTCTCGGCCTCCGTGCTCAAGAACATCCTGGCGCTCTCCCTCGGCTCGAAGTTCGGCGGAGACATCACCTGCGGCGAGATCGGACTGCCGATCACCGCTTCCGGACTGCACCTGCCGTGCGGCATTCTCGGCCGCTGGGAGGCGTAG
- a CDS encoding peptidylprolyl isomerase: MNDKFKGLVLGLTLGTMLTGSAVYAAGSSQIEVVFREIKYLFDGVEKQPTAEQGQGFIYNGTTYVPLRFISEALGEKVEWDGDNNRIWIGKKLDFSAVIAAYKGGQLTYGELDRYMNLEAVLNPGSESYKDQPEYQENIAKRIIAIRTLSARISDAERAALQPKVDEQLASFKAEVSSQSGGQELSALLAAKGLEEKDVRAYFEEMKSVEAALKAGITDESLKAEYDAKLKADPYAFTTASVRHILIGFTDEDGKTRTKEEAKKKADELTAKLRAGEDFAKLAKENTDDPGSMESGGLYENAPVGSWVEAFKKAAAELELNKISDPVETEYGYHIMRVEARTAGTFEQVKDELASEQLNPAYGKFLEEELPGILEKLELPKEEEQAAEEGAQG; the protein is encoded by the coding sequence ATGAATGACAAGTTCAAAGGCCTGGTTCTCGGGCTGACGCTCGGAACCATGCTGACCGGCTCGGCCGTCTATGCGGCGGGCAGCTCCCAGATCGAAGTCGTATTCCGCGAGATCAAATACCTCTTCGACGGCGTGGAGAAGCAGCCGACGGCCGAGCAGGGCCAGGGCTTTATTTACAACGGGACAACCTACGTTCCACTGCGGTTCATCAGCGAAGCGCTCGGCGAGAAGGTCGAGTGGGACGGCGACAACAACCGCATCTGGATCGGCAAGAAGCTGGACTTCAGCGCGGTCATCGCTGCATACAAAGGCGGGCAGCTGACCTATGGCGAGCTGGACCGCTACATGAACCTGGAGGCCGTGCTGAATCCGGGCAGCGAATCGTATAAGGACCAGCCGGAGTATCAGGAGAATATCGCCAAGCGGATTATCGCGATCCGCACGCTGTCGGCCCGCATCAGCGACGCCGAACGCGCCGCGCTGCAGCCGAAGGTCGACGAGCAGCTCGCTTCGTTCAAAGCGGAAGTTTCCTCGCAGTCCGGCGGCCAGGAGCTCTCCGCGCTGCTCGCCGCCAAAGGACTGGAGGAGAAGGATGTCCGTGCGTATTTCGAAGAGATGAAGAGCGTGGAGGCCGCACTGAAGGCCGGCATCACGGATGAGTCGCTGAAAGCCGAGTATGACGCGAAGCTGAAGGCCGATCCGTATGCGTTTACAACGGCGTCCGTGCGCCATATCCTGATCGGGTTCACCGATGAGGACGGCAAGACGCGGACGAAAGAGGAAGCGAAGAAGAAGGCCGACGAACTGACCGCGAAGCTGCGGGCCGGCGAGGACTTTGCGAAGCTGGCGAAGGAGAACACCGATGACCCAGGCTCCATGGAGTCCGGCGGCCTGTATGAGAACGCGCCGGTGGGCTCGTGGGTCGAAGCCTTCAAGAAAGCGGCTGCCGAGCTCGAGCTGAACAAGATCAGTGATCCGGTCGAGACCGAGTACGGCTATCATATCATGCGGGTGGAAGCCCGTACGGCCGGCACGTTCGAGCAGGTGAAGGACGAGCTGGCGAGTGAACAGCTGAACCCGGCCTATGGCAAATTCCTCGAGGAGGAGCTGCCGGGCATCCTGGAGAAGCTGGAGCTTCCGAAGGAGGAAGAACAGGCCGCTGAAGAGGGTGCGCAGGGCTAG